Proteins encoded within one genomic window of Equus caballus isolate H_3958 breed thoroughbred chromosome 20, TB-T2T, whole genome shotgun sequence:
- the PGBD1 gene encoding piggyBac transposable element-derived protein 1, protein MDEAFPGPAPKNGDSFVTMKEEDATWEQMSSSRERSSHTQELCRLRFRQLCYQEVTGPREALAQLRELCHQWLRPETRTKEQILELLVLEQFLTILPEDLQACVQACPLENGEEVVTALENLETDAGDTGEQAPVYTQGRDMHLLVTEYQGASLEYQSVQFLPGVTTLKCEPPELPQENPQEVSGPAPQGPAPLQEENPRDKAAVPEIHLARSQVSVKTEEEETQALVPEERPHLSLAQRNLCGNFAQEKITNLSLMTEEVVTEDGLFSAKQETSEEMEQGAEASGIPNRDGTSQVPCSTPVPTERTVAHLNTLKDRHPGDLWARMHISSLEYAAGDITRKGRKKDKARVSELLQGLAFSGDSDVEEDNEPETQPAPKKLKVSSVPEKNWTKRDIKPNFPNWSALDSGLLNLKSEKLNPVELFELFFDDETFNLIVNETNNYASQKNVNLKVTVQEMRCVFGVLLLSGFVRRPRRGMYWEISDADQNLVRDAIRRDRFELIFSCLHFADNSHLDQKDKFTKLRPLIKQMNKNFLLYAPLEEYYYFDKTMCECFDSDQFLKGKPIRIGYKIWCGTTTQGYVVWFEPYQEESTVMADRDLDLGLGGNLVMNFADVLLERGQYPYHLCFDSFFTSVKLVSALKKKGVRATGTIRENRTEKCPLMNTEHMKKMMKGYFDFRVEENDEIILCRWHGDGIISLCSNAVGIEPVNEISCLDDEESPQISQPSIVKLYDECREGVAKMDQIISKYKVRIRSKKWYSILVSYMIDVAMNNAWQLHRACNPGASLDLFDFWRYVAHFYLEHNANLSD, encoded by the exons ATGGATGAAGCTTTCCCGGGCCCTGCTCCTAAAAATGGAGACAGCTTTGTGACAATGAAGGAGGAAGATGCCACATGGGAGCAGATGTCCAGCTCAAGGGAACGTAGCTCCCACACTCAGGAGCTTTGCCGCCTGCGCTTCCGGCAGCTCTGCTACCAGGAGGTAACCGGGCCCCGGGAGGCTCTGGCCCAGCTCCGAGAACTTTGCCATCAGTGGCTGAGGCCGGAAACACGCACCAAGGAGCAGATCCTGGAGCTGCTGGTGTTGGAGCAGTTCCTGACCATCCTGCCCGAGGATCTCCAGGCCTGTGTGCAGGCATGTCCTCTGGAGAATGGGGAGGAGGTGGTGACAGCGCTGGAGAATCTAGAGACAGACGCAGGAGACACAGGAGAGCAG GCCCCTGTCTACACTCAGGGACGGGACATGCACCTACTGGTGACAGAATATCAAGGAGCTTCTTTGGAGTATCAGAGCGTCCAGTTCCTGCCTGGGGTAACCACCCTGAAGTGTGAACCTCCAGAGCTCCCCCAAGAGAACCCCCAAGAAGTGAGTG GGCCTGCTccccagggaccagccccactcCAGGAAGAAAATCCCAGAGACAAGGCAGCTGTACCTGAGATCCACTTAGCCAGGTCCCAG GTATCAGTAAAGACTGAGGAGGAAGAAACCCAGGCCCTTGTCCCAGAGGAGCGGCCACATCTGAGTCTGGCTCAGAGGAACCTCTGTGGGAACTTCGCTCAGGAGAAGATTACAAACCTCAGTCTGATGA ctGAAGAAGTTGTAACTGAAGATGGATTGTTCAGCGCAAAGCAAGAAACTTCTGAAGAAATGGAACAAGGTGCTGAGGCCTCAGGAATACCCAATAG agATGGCACATCCCAAGTCCCTTGTAGTACTCCCGTCCCTACTGAAAGGACGGTTGCACATTTGAATACCCTGAAGGACCGTCACCCGGGTGACTTGTGGGCCCGGATGCACATCTCATCCTTGGAATATGCTGCAGGAGACATTACccgaaaagggagaaaaaaagacaaagctcGAGTGAGTGAACTGCTCCAAGGCCTGGCATTTTCTGGTGACTCAGATGTGGAAGAAGACAATGAGCCTGAGACCCAGCCTGCTCCAAAAAAGCTAAAGGTATCCAGTGTCCCAGAGAAGAATTGGACCAAAAGAGACATTAAACCCAACTTTCCAAACTGGTCAGCACTGGATTCTGGACTTTTGAATCTCAAGAGTGAAAAGTTGAACCCAGTAGAgctctttgaattattttttgatgATGAGACATTCAACTTGATTGTCAATGAAACCAATAATTATGCTTCTCAGAAAAATGTCAACTTGAAAGTCACAGTTCAGGAAATGAGGTGTGTGTTTGGTGTCCTGCTTTTGAGTGGGTTTGTGAGGCGTCCCAGAAGGGGCATGTACTGGGAAATCTCTGATGCCGATCAGAACCTGGTTAGAGATGCAATTAGAAGGGACAGATTTGAATTGATTTTCTCATGCCTGCATTTTGCAGATAATAGCCACTTAGACCAAAAAGATAAGTTTACAAAGTTGAGGCCTCTcataaagcaaatgaataaaaactTCCTCCTGTATGCTCCTCTAGAAGAATACTATTATTTTGATAAGACAATGTGTGAATGCTTTGATAGTGACCAATTCTTGAAGGGGAAACCTATTAGAATTGGCTATAAAATTTGGTGTGGTACAACCACACAGGGTTATGTGGTTTGGTTTGAACCCTATCAAGAAGAATCAACTGTGATGGCAGATAGGGATCTTGATCTTGGTTTAGGTGGAAATCTAGTGATGAATTTTGCTGATGTTCTTTTAGAGAGAGGTCAGTACCCCTATCATCTGTGTTTTGACAGCTTCTTTACAAGTGTCAAATTGGTGTCAGCCTTGAAGAAGAAAGGGGTAAGGGCAACAGGAACAATTCGTGAGAACAGGACTGAAAAATGTCCCCTTATGAATACAgaacatatgaaaaaaatgatgaaggGGTATTTTGATTTCCGAGTGGAAGAAAATGATGAGATAATTCTGTGTCGTTGGCATGGTGATGGCATTATCAGTCTGTGCTCGAACGCTGTTGGCATAGAGCCAGTCAATGAGATAAGTTGTCTTGATGATGAGGAGAGCCCTCAGATAAGTCAGCCATCCATAGTGAAATTGTATGATGAATGCAGGGAAGGTGTAGCTAAAATGGATCAAATCATTTCCAAGTATAAGGTGAGAATAAGAAGCAAGAAATGGTACTCAATTTTGGTGAGCTATATGATTGATGTAGCCATGAATAATGCGTGGCAGCTACACAGAGCCTGCAACCCAGGTGCCTCTCTAGACCTCTTCGATTTTTGGAGATACGTTGCACATTTCTACTTGGAACACAATGCTAATCTGTCAGATTAA